The genomic DNA GATCCGCAAGCTATTTCCCCCACTGCTCTTCAAGACGCCGGACGAAGGCGTTGCGCCAGTTTTCGATTGGAGCGAAATCCTCGTCGTCGCCGTATCTCTGCTCGGTATTCGCGATGATCTCTTCGTCGCTCTGATTCAGGTCAAAGACATCGGTGACCGGCTGGCGGACGTGGAAGGGGCTGCGCGCAAAGACTTCGATCGCATTGCCCTCCGGGTCCTTGAAGTAGATCGACCAGGCATTGCCGTGGCTGAGCGGTAGAAACTGCTCCACGCCGAGTTCCTCGGCGGCGGCCTTCATGGCGCGGAGCGCCGCGAGGTCGTCGACGTTGAAGGAGATCTGGTTGAGCAGGACGGGTTGCCCCCCCCCGTCGTCGCGTCCTTCGGCCAGTGCGATCTGATGGTGCTCTTGCGGATTGGAACTCAGAAAGGCGATCTGCGGATTACCGGGGATGTTCAGCTTTCCGCGATCCGTCAGCTGAAGGCCCAGAAGCTTCGTGTAAAACTCGATCATCTTCTCGATGTCGTGGACGTGAATTCCGATATGGCTGAAGTACGCTCTCGGGGGAGTGGGCATGGATACCTTCCTTTCGAGTTGCCGTGATGGGCAGTTGGTGATTCGGTGTATCAGTACGCGTTGCTGCGGCCCGCGGCCGTCTGGATCAGTGCAAGCAGGGCCTCGGTCATCCGCTTTTCGGAAACGGGCGCCGCTCCTTCGGCGGCACTGAGCAGCCATCCCTGCATCGCCAGTCGCATGACGGCGGTCAATGCCTCGGGGTCCTCGCATTCGAGATCACCGTTCGCGATGACGCGACGCAGGGACTCTCGACAGAGATCGTCGATTCGATCCGCTATCCGTTGGGTGTATTCGCGAACTCTGCGCCCGACGATGTGACGTTGGAAGGTGAACACGCGCGTGAGTAGGGGATCATTGGACAGGCCGCGATTCACCCGGCGTGCCGCGCGCACCAGGGCTTCGAGTGGGTCCGAC from bacterium includes the following:
- a CDS encoding TetR/AcrR family transcriptional regulator, which translates into the protein MTETTPGTSESLQRRSEAKRADIIETAAEYFAERGFEKTSMKALAAAAQVSTSTIYSYFEDKTDLLEQTIRARMDGLLATAEQEMKLASDPLEALVRAARRVNRGLSNDPLLTRVFTFQRHIVGRRVREYTQRIADRIDDLCRESLRRVIANGDLECEDPEALTAVMRLAMQGWLLSAAEGAAPVSEKRMTEALLALIQTAAGRSNAY